Proteins co-encoded in one Sandaracinaceae bacterium genomic window:
- a CDS encoding VWA domain-containing protein, whose translation MGASGLTLTGLSLTQVLMVLGGFGVGAVILYLLKLRRRQVEVPFVRLWEEILAEKQTTRLFSQLKRWLSLLLALFIIAILAFALGDPRYQGATEQGRSLLVLVDASASMSATDVEPSRFEAAEAELRRLIDGLGPADRLQIAQLDETATPLSPLTSDARVLRDAIESLSTTHLRANLRPGLHLALDVLRGQPRAEVVVLTDGGLEASDSMAAELTEAEIRLSWVRIGRADANVGLSAFAVRRYPLDKSQSEVLVELWNPTDEARQVELQLIGDGEPVDIQTLSLGPEERLRRTFRNVSGVDRTLEARLVTREGLDHLDADDHAFARLPERRRARVLLVSRGNLYLQAALVLDEYLDVVEVTPEAYPPEGRFDVVLFDAWVPPTPPDTAALYLYPRPDEGVTGPFPIVGEVEGPTVDRVERRHPLVRWTALADVNIASALQVTLEREDRVVAGTDALPLIVEGRRNGQRFVALNFDPRRSDLVLRVAWPLFLLNTIDWFVQEDARYVSSYYTGETWHIPVPAGATQATLMGPDQREYVVPVAEGRALFAGTHAGIYTIRTEGADGVSSEDSFAVNLGAGDETEIKPTDRLAVGATAAGRVTPGAVGVRRELWLYLLGAVLLILGVEWFTYHRRYTV comes from the coding sequence ATGGGCGCCTCCGGACTCACGCTCACAGGGCTCTCGCTCACCCAGGTGCTCATGGTGCTGGGTGGCTTCGGCGTGGGCGCCGTCATCCTGTACCTGCTCAAGCTGCGGCGCCGGCAGGTGGAGGTGCCGTTCGTTCGGCTGTGGGAGGAGATCCTCGCCGAGAAGCAGACCACGCGCCTGTTCTCGCAGCTCAAGCGCTGGCTCTCGTTGCTGTTGGCGCTGTTCATCATCGCCATCCTGGCGTTTGCGCTCGGCGACCCGCGCTACCAGGGCGCCACCGAGCAGGGCCGCTCGCTGCTGGTGCTGGTGGACGCGAGCGCCTCCATGTCCGCCACGGATGTGGAGCCGTCGCGCTTCGAAGCGGCCGAGGCCGAGCTGCGCCGCTTGATCGATGGCCTCGGCCCCGCCGACCGCCTGCAGATCGCCCAGCTGGACGAGACCGCCACGCCGCTCTCGCCGCTCACCAGCGACGCGCGCGTGCTGCGCGACGCCATCGAGTCGCTGAGCACCACGCACCTGCGCGCCAACCTGCGCCCGGGCCTGCACCTGGCGCTGGACGTGCTGCGTGGGCAGCCGCGCGCCGAGGTGGTGGTGCTGACCGACGGCGGCCTCGAGGCCAGCGACAGCATGGCGGCGGAGCTCACGGAAGCGGAGATCCGGCTCAGCTGGGTGCGCATCGGCCGCGCCGACGCCAACGTGGGGTTGTCGGCCTTCGCGGTGCGCCGCTACCCGCTCGACAAGAGCCAGAGCGAGGTGCTGGTGGAGCTGTGGAACCCCACCGACGAGGCGCGCCAGGTGGAGCTGCAGCTCATCGGCGACGGCGAGCCCGTGGACATCCAGACGCTTTCGCTCGGGCCCGAAGAGCGCCTGCGCCGCACCTTCCGCAACGTGTCGGGCGTGGACCGCACGCTGGAAGCGCGGCTGGTCACGCGCGAGGGCCTCGACCACCTGGACGCCGACGACCACGCGTTCGCGCGCCTGCCCGAGCGGCGCCGTGCGCGTGTGCTGCTGGTCTCGCGCGGAAACCTGTACCTGCAGGCAGCGCTGGTGCTGGACGAGTACCTCGACGTGGTCGAGGTCACTCCCGAGGCGTATCCGCCCGAGGGGCGCTTCGACGTGGTGCTCTTCGACGCCTGGGTGCCGCCCACGCCGCCGGACACCGCGGCGCTCTATCTGTATCCGCGCCCGGACGAAGGCGTGACCGGCCCATTCCCCATCGTGGGTGAGGTGGAGGGCCCCACGGTGGATCGCGTGGAGCGGCGGCACCCGCTGGTGCGCTGGACGGCGCTGGCCGACGTGAACATTGCCTCGGCGCTGCAGGTGACGCTCGAGCGCGAGGACCGCGTGGTGGCCGGCACCGACGCCCTGCCGCTCATCGTGGAGGGCCGCCGCAACGGGCAGCGCTTCGTGGCCCTCAACTTCGACCCGCGCCGCAGCGACCTGGTGCTGCGCGTGGCCTGGCCGCTGTTCTTGCTCAACACCATCGACTGGTTCGTCCAGGAAGACGCCCGCTACGTGTCCAGCTACTACACCGGCGAGACCTGGCACATCCCCGTGCCGGCAGGCGCCACGCAGGCCACCTTGATGGGCCCGGACCAGCGTGAGTACGTGGTCCCCGTCGCCGAGGGGCGCGCGCTCTTCGCGGGCACGCACGCCGGCATCTACACCATCCGCACCGAGGGCGCCGACGGCGTCTCCAGCGAGGACTCTTTCGCGGTGAACCTGGGTGCCGGAGACGAGACCGAGATCAAGCCCACCGACCGGCTCGCGGTGGGCGCCACCGCTGCTGGGCGCGTCACCCCCGGCGCCGTGGGCGTGCGCCGCGAGCTGTGGCTGTACCTGCTGGGGGCTGTGCTGCTCATCCTGGGCGTGGAGTGGTTCACGTACCACCGGAGGTACACGGTATGA
- a CDS encoding DUF58 domain-containing protein, producing the protein MRAERRSKKTGAGIEFADHREYVPGDDFRYLDWNVYQRTGRLLLRLFEEEEDLSVYVLVDSSRSMGMGDPPKLDYAKQLAAAFAYVALANLDRVSVLTFDSGMHARLAPTRGKNRIFKVFDFLRDVVPEGETQMGESLRTFAAQNKRRGVAILISDLYDPAGFEAGINQLRFAKFEPFVLQVFDPAEVRPEINGDVRLVDHETGEYREVTITPRLLEKYAEAHASYRKRIEDFCTKKHVAYQAVQTDVPFDEAVLAVLRRGGLLG; encoded by the coding sequence ATGCGCGCGGAGCGGCGCTCCAAGAAGACGGGCGCGGGCATCGAGTTCGCGGACCACCGCGAGTACGTGCCGGGCGACGACTTCCGCTACCTGGACTGGAACGTCTACCAGCGCACCGGGCGCCTGCTGCTGCGCTTGTTCGAAGAAGAGGAGGACCTCTCGGTCTACGTGCTGGTGGACTCCTCGCGCTCCATGGGCATGGGCGACCCGCCCAAGCTGGACTACGCCAAGCAGCTGGCCGCGGCGTTCGCCTACGTGGCGCTCGCCAACCTGGACCGCGTGTCGGTGCTCACGTTCGACTCGGGCATGCACGCGCGCCTGGCGCCCACGCGCGGCAAGAACCGCATCTTCAAGGTGTTCGACTTCCTGCGCGACGTGGTGCCCGAGGGCGAGACCCAGATGGGCGAGTCGCTGCGCACCTTCGCCGCACAGAACAAGCGCCGCGGCGTGGCCATCCTGATCAGTGACCTGTACGACCCGGCGGGCTTCGAGGCCGGCATCAACCAGCTGCGCTTCGCCAAGTTCGAGCCCTTCGTGCTGCAGGTGTTCGACCCGGCCGAGGTGCGCCCGGAGATCAACGGCGACGTGCGCCTGGTGGACCACGAGACGGGCGAATACCGCGAGGTCACCATCACGCCGCGCCTGCTCGAGAAGTACGCCGAGGCGCACGCCAGCTACCGCAAGCGCATCGAGGACTTCTGCACGAAGAAGCACGTGGCCTACCAGGCCGTGCAGACCGACGTCCCGTTCGACGAAGCCGTGCTCGCGGTGCTGCGTCGCGGAGGCCTGCTGGGCTGA
- a CDS encoding MoxR family ATPase: MSKDTPAEVVQSFGRDVKRVKEEIGKMIVGQDDIVDGVLTCLLAGGQALLEGVPGLGKTMLVRTLAESMRLDFSRIQFTPDLMPADILGTTVLSEDAHGKQKLEFRKGPIFSNIVLADEVNRATPKTQSALLEVMQEHSVTIGGKTYPMDQPYFVLATQNPLEMEGTYPLPEAQLDRFLFKLQVEFPSRQELHAILDRTTGADTPVVKPVLDKETILQMRKVVRDVAVARHVQDYAIRVLEATHPGRPGAPDSVTRFVRFGGSPRGVQATLLAAKIKALFDGRFSASIDDVRWAAKPALRHRMILNFEGEAEGVRTDQVLDDILKSVPETAK; the protein is encoded by the coding sequence ATGAGCAAGGACACCCCGGCCGAGGTCGTGCAGAGCTTCGGCCGCGACGTGAAGCGGGTGAAGGAAGAGATCGGCAAGATGATCGTCGGTCAGGACGACATCGTGGACGGCGTGCTCACGTGTCTCTTGGCGGGCGGCCAAGCACTGCTCGAGGGCGTCCCGGGCCTGGGCAAGACCATGCTGGTGCGCACGCTGGCCGAGTCCATGCGCCTCGACTTCTCGCGCATCCAGTTCACGCCGGACCTCATGCCCGCCGACATCCTGGGCACCACGGTGTTGTCCGAGGACGCGCACGGCAAGCAGAAGCTCGAGTTCCGCAAGGGGCCCATCTTCTCCAACATCGTGCTGGCCGACGAGGTCAACCGCGCCACGCCCAAGACGCAGAGCGCCTTGCTGGAGGTCATGCAGGAGCACTCGGTCACCATCGGCGGCAAGACCTACCCGATGGACCAGCCGTACTTCGTGCTCGCCACGCAGAACCCGCTCGAGATGGAGGGCACCTACCCGCTGCCCGAGGCGCAGCTCGATCGCTTCCTGTTCAAGCTGCAGGTGGAGTTCCCCTCGCGCCAGGAGCTGCACGCCATCCTGGACCGCACCACGGGCGCCGACACCCCCGTGGTCAAGCCGGTGCTGGACAAGGAGACCATCCTCCAGATGCGCAAGGTGGTGCGTGACGTGGCCGTCGCCCGGCACGTGCAGGACTACGCCATCCGCGTGCTGGAGGCCACGCACCCCGGCCGCCCTGGCGCACCAGACAGCGTGACCCGCTTCGTGCGCTTCGGCGGCAGTCCCCGCGGCGTGCAGGCCACCCTGCTGGCCGCCAAGATCAAGGCCCTCTTCGACGGCCGCTTCAGCGCCAGCATCGACGACGTGCGCTGGGCCGCGAAGCCTGCGCTGCGCCACCGCATGATCCTGAACTTCGAGGGCGAGGCCGAGGGCGTGCGCACGGACCAAGTGCTGGACGACATCCTCAAGTCCGTGCCCGAGACGGCGAAGTAG
- a CDS encoding molybdopterin molybdotransferase MoeA, with the protein MLTIGEAIAGVLRDVAPLEAETVPLPVAFGRVLAEDVAARMDSPPFANSAMDGYAVRAEDLTEALTEAPVRLPVMGESSAGGTQRPVCPAGAAVRIFTGAALPHGADAVVLQEDVTREGDLACFTEAAKPGENVRQQGEDARVGDPLLRRGGRVTAGEIGLLASQGIAEVAVVRRPRVAVLSSGDELRRIDDPERPGSIINSNAYMLEAMLRDVGAIPEVLPIVRDDLGALTVALTAALRDNDLVITSGGVSVGDHDLMRPAFEAAGVEMAFWKVAIKPGKPFAFGRRPDGKRVLGLPGNPVSAFVTFEVLVRPLLRALLGDATPHRGLLRATLASTVKQTRGRDELLRGRLVHDASCAPGVAFVPVPRRGSGALPALAGVDVLALIPAGTGDVPAGTSVDCLPLFDGPGRGTSPFGTAG; encoded by the coding sequence ATGCTGACCATCGGCGAGGCCATCGCGGGCGTCCTGCGCGACGTCGCCCCACTGGAAGCCGAGACGGTGCCCCTCCCGGTCGCGTTCGGCCGGGTGCTGGCCGAGGACGTCGCCGCCCGCATGGACAGCCCGCCCTTCGCCAACAGCGCCATGGATGGCTACGCGGTCCGCGCGGAGGACCTTACGGAAGCACTTACGGAAGCGCCCGTGAGGCTGCCCGTGATGGGCGAGTCGAGCGCGGGTGGCACGCAGCGGCCTGTCTGCCCGGCCGGGGCGGCCGTGCGCATCTTCACGGGCGCCGCCCTGCCCCACGGCGCCGACGCGGTGGTGCTCCAGGAGGACGTCACCCGCGAAGGCGACCTGGCGTGCTTCACGGAGGCTGCCAAGCCCGGCGAGAACGTTCGCCAGCAAGGCGAAGACGCTCGCGTGGGGGACCCCCTGCTGCGGCGAGGCGGGCGCGTGACCGCCGGGGAGATTGGACTGCTGGCCAGCCAGGGAATCGCCGAGGTGGCCGTGGTGCGGCGGCCGCGCGTCGCGGTGCTGTCCAGCGGGGACGAGCTGCGGCGCATCGACGACCCCGAGCGCCCGGGCAGCATCATCAACTCCAACGCCTACATGCTGGAGGCCATGTTGCGGGACGTGGGTGCCATCCCGGAGGTGTTGCCCATCGTGCGCGACGACCTGGGGGCGCTGACCGTGGCGCTCACGGCAGCGCTGCGGGACAACGACCTGGTCATCACCAGCGGTGGTGTGTCCGTGGGTGACCACGATCTGATGCGCCCCGCCTTTGAGGCCGCCGGCGTCGAGATGGCGTTTTGGAAGGTGGCCATCAAGCCCGGAAAGCCCTTCGCTTTCGGGCGGCGCCCCGACGGGAAGCGGGTGCTGGGCCTGCCGGGGAACCCGGTCAGCGCGTTCGTCACGTTCGAGGTGCTGGTGCGGCCGCTGCTGCGCGCGCTTCTGGGAGACGCCACTCCGCATCGCGGCCTGTTGCGGGCCACCCTGGCGTCCACCGTGAAGCAGACGCGCGGGCGCGACGAGCTGCTGCGCGGCCGCCTGGTCCACGACGCGAGCTGCGCGCCCGGGGTGGCGTTCGTGCCGGTTCCGCGGCGGGGCTCGGGGGCCCTGCCGGCGCTCGCGGGGGTAGACGTGCTGGCCCTCATTCCGGCGGGCACCGGGGACGTCCCCGCAGGCACCAGCGTGGATTGCCTGCCGCTCTTCGATGGGCCGGGGCGCGGCACTTCGCCGTTCGGAACGGCGGGCTGA